AAGGAGTTGACCCCGTTAGAGAAATTTCTCTAACGGGGTTGATAAATATAACGAATAGTGTTAGAGTAGATTAGTCAAAAATATGGAGGAGTGCCAGAGCGGGTCGAGCGGAGAAAAGCAAGCCAACTGCTTGGCTTGCGAACCGCGAGACGGGCACGAAGATGTCCCGCACACGGGACCGACGTGCCCGGGACGAATGGATAATCTAGTTACCGCCTAACAACCCAGCTTCGCCGAGGCGAGCGTGGTTCCATAAAAGACGATAAAAACTGTTATTCCCAAAACATATTTCAAAATTGAAACGGAGGAGTGCCAGAGCGGTCGAATGGGACAGTCTTGAAAACTGTTAGACCTGAAAGGGTCTCGGGGGTTCGAATCCCTCCTCCTCCGCCAAATCTAGCATGCTTCATTTAAAAAACAAGGCATTAAAATTGGCAAATTGGATAGGATTCGAATGGTAGCAGTGATCCTGAACAAAGTTCAGGGAACGCCGGCAGAATTGCCGGTGGCAAATCTGCCGCTACCCAGGAAACGAATCCCTCCTCCTCCGCCACTCGATTCGCACATCATATTTCTATATTTAGCACACGGAGAGATACCCAAGAGGTTGCCAGCCCGAGGCTGGTCGGCCTTGGGCCGAAAGGGGCTAGCTAAAAGAAAATAGACATGTATTATGTTTATATAATTCAAAGTAAAGTAGATGGCCGTTTGTATAAAGGTTTTACCTCGGATTTAGAAAATCGATTGAAAGAGCATTCAGAAGGGAAAACAAAGTCGACTAAGGGTTATAGACCATGGAAATTGATTTACTATGAAGTATTTGCAGATAAAACAGATGCATTAAGAGAGGAATTATTTCTGAAGTCAGGAAAAGGTAAAAGCACGTTAAAAGAGAAATTAAAAAACTACATGGAGAGATACCCAAGAGGTTGAAGGGGCGGGTTTGCTAAACCTGTAGGTCGGGTTTATTCCCGGCGCGAGGGTTCGAATCCCTCTCTCTCCGCCAAGAGAGTGCGGACTACCGATTAGGTAGTACGCAGTCTCTTTGAGAAAAGCATTCGAACGGGTGCGAGCGAGGCAAAGCCGAGCGACAATCAATCCAAGTATACGCAGGATTGATTGGCACCCCGGACAACGAGTCCCGCCGAAGGCG
This sequence is a window from Patescibacteria group bacterium. Protein-coding genes within it:
- a CDS encoding GIY-YIG nuclease family protein, translated to MYYVYIIQSKVDGRLYKGFTSDLENRLKEHSEGKTKSTKGYRPWKLIYYEVFADKTDALREELFLKSGKGKSTLKEKLKNYMERYPRG